TAACTTAGCCGACTTTACGTGGAAACGACTACCAGCGGTGTATTCTACAAACGCTTCCTGGTGGGCAAATAGAACCTGGAAGGCCATCAGGTCTGGATCAGCCGTCTGTCGGTGGATACTAGCTAGTCCACAATGTTGATATGGCGTTGTAGCGAGATATGATTCCAGGGCCTGAGTCACAAGCTTTAGCATCCCGGACGACGATTTGCGATCAATCTGGATGCGGACAGGATGTGTAGCGAGACAAGGCCCGAGGGTAAATCGATCATGGTCGAATCGGCCACTGGACACTTCCCCAAACACCACATCATCTGTCTGAGAGTACTGTGCCAGTGCCAGAGCCAATGCAGCACGTACAATCGATGCAGGGGTTGCTTGAAATTTCTGACCCAAAGCAACGGCGTTTCCCGTCCATGATTTGACCACGGTCATCTCTACATCTTGGCCATTTTCTTCTCGCATTCTTCGTATTCCACTTGCGACAGGCCAAGTAGCGGGGGCTACTTCGTGCATGTACTTCTTCCAGAACCCCTTCGATACCTCGGGATCATCGTTGCAGAGGGACTCCACAAAAGCGGAGAATGGCCGGCTTGGGGGCAGGGCAGCCTCTGAGCTTTCCATTTCCAGTGCTTCGTACACGATGCAAAGCTCCGCTACTATTCTTGAGAGGAATGCTTCATCGTATAACGCATGATGAATCTTAAGGTGTAACCTCCAAGGCTCATTAACAGACCCCTGACTGATTCCCGCTGAAAGAGGGACTACTCCGAATTGAAACGCTATATCTCTGTTGTCGAGGCTAACCAGCCGTCTCACGTCCTCGGCGGATTGACTCAGAACGACTTGAAGGATGTTGGACTCACTGACTGGCGGATGTTGTACTTCCGAGAATGATACAAATGCGGTCCTTAACATGTCACAACCGAATACCAATCGGTTCCAGGCTGCGTGGAACGTCCTTAGGTTTAGGCTATCGCCTAGATGTACGGTAATAGTGGCGAAGTAAGCGGACTTATCTCCGTGAAGGCTGGTCTGGATAAGACCTTCTTGCTGGGGTGTGCATGGATAAATCGCATCGATCGTGTCAGCGGCAATGCTGGAATCAGCAACGATCCGTTCCCAACTGTCCTCATGATAAAACGCCTTTGTGATCTGCTTTTTGGGGGTGCTAGACGGAGACATAGCCCTTGCTACATCACCCAGAGTCATGGGGGTAAGCAGGTCCCGTAAGGAGCAATTCATCCCTTCTTGTCGCAATGCGGCCAAAAGACGCATTGCCAACAGAGAGTTACCACCAAGGGCTATAAAAGTGGAGTCCATGGATACAGCATGAAGGGTTGTGCCCAGTATGTTCGCGCAGGTGGCTACCAAGAGCCTTTCTGCTGGGCTTTCTGGTAGCCGCTGTGTTATTTCTTGTGTTTTCCATGGCGCCGTTATTACATAGAGACCATCGTGGGTACCACCTGTTGCAACATGTTCCACCCACGAAGCTAAAGTGCCCCGGTTCAGCTTGCCACTAACTGTAAGGGGAAGATATGAAATCATGATCCACACTTCTGGAATCATGTAAGGTACCAACCGGCGTTGGCAAGAAGGCATTATGTCTTCCTGCCATGCAAGTTCAATGTCTTGCGAACCTTGACTGGCTTCAGGAACTATCCAGGCAACAAGAGCCTCGCGATCGTAACCCTCGAGGTGATTCACACTGACAGTTACCTGTGCGATGATAGAAGAGGACTGCTTGATTGTCACCTCCACTTCACCGGTTTCCACTCGTAGCCCACGCAGCTTGATCTGGCCATCTGCTCGGCCGAGATGTTCTAGCATACCTCTATGATTTAGGCGTCCCAAATCGCCAGTGCGGTACATCCTTTGCGATGGGCGAAATGGATCCGTGACAAACCCAAGGCTGGTCAGATCGGGTCGCTCGAGATAGCCGCGAGAAACCTGAGGGCCAGCAACACATATTTCTCCGATCGCATTTGGAGGAACGGCGGTATTACTACCTCCACGTCgtaatatatagatttgACACTGGCCGAAAGGTCGACCAATGGGCACAtctggattttctttttgaagtATACAGCAGGCAACATCGACAACTGTTTCTGTAGGACCACAGGTATTCCAAACTCGTGCTTCAGCTGGGGCTTGCGCCAGGAAGCTTTGATGGAAAGGCTCACCACCAAACATAAGCGTCTGCAACCGGGGAGGTAGATGCGAAATGATAAGATCACCAATCGTTGGAGTCAATGCGAGATGGGTAATTAACATCTCCTCCAGCCAGTGATTCAAATTCGAAAGCATTTTGTTCCGCTGCACCAGAGCCAGACGGCCACCGCGGTATAGATTGGCGAAGATGTCCCCGATGGATGCATCAAAACTGTAGGCGGCCAGCTGCAATCGGGTTGATGTCCACGTACCATCCGCATTCCCCTCTCCAGCTTTCATGAATGCAACAAGATTTCGGTGCTCCACCATGACTCCTTTTGGAGTACCTGTAGACCCGGATGTGAAGAGGACATAGGCCAGAGACGATGGAGGCGGATGCTCCGACCCAGATAACTCATCGGTGGACTTGTCATGCTCGGAAAGATTCTCAATAGATGTCACCAGGATACTTAGCTCACTGCATGTTGAATGCAGAACATCCTGGAGATCTGTCTGGCCTGCAATGACCACGGTGGCATGACAGGCGCTTAAGATACTCACCAGGCGATCTCTCGGCTGAGAAGGATCTAATGGCACGTACGCACCGCCCGCTTTGAGGACTGCCACTATGGCAACCACCATATCTACGCTTTTGTCAAAACAGATGGGGACAAGTGGCTGGTCTTTCTGGTCACGGGGGAGGCAGTGCCGCAGACCTTTGGCCACCCTATCACTCTCGTTCGAAAGCTCCGCGTATGTCATAAACTGATTATGTTCCGCTTCCAAGGCGATCTTGCTGGGCCACTTGCTAGCGGCTTGTTCAATCAGGTCGTGCACATTGACAGGGTCATCCGAGACGCCTCTAGGGTTCAACGCCAGGTAATGTTGTCTGTAATCCCCCTGGCGACATATTTCCGATACAGCTGCGGCAAATGTCTGGTGGTCGATGCTATTACCGGTGGCTTGCATCCACGTTAAAGTTTGGCaaaagaattcaagaaaagAATCTGCAAATTGCTTCTCGAACCGGTTCTGATGGTATCGTATCTTGGCAAAGAATACTCCTTCTTTTGGGGGTAAAATCTCTAGGATAAAGGGGAGATCGTTCCGAGCTTCACCCTTAATCCACTCCCAGTGACCGACACCATTCGAAGGATACGACTCATTGGTTTGGCAGACTAGGCAGACGTCCAGGTCCCTGCTGCTCTCTGTTAGAAAAGACTTCAGCTGGCTAACACTGAAGTTATGCTGGGGGTCGTTGGATGAGCGCAAAAGCTGCATACATTCTCCAAGCGTCGTGTGTTCCTTCAAGTGTATATTCCGCACTTGCGGGGCCAACACCGGCCCCAATACTTGCTGGTCCTTAGGGAAGAGTCGGCTTCGGGCGGAAGTAATTTCTAGGAACAAGGAGTCATCGCTATTTCTAAAAACACTTATCGTCATGCCCAGAGCGAGCCGAAGAAGCCGTGCGGGAACAGCTGGTCGATCCGGTAACCAGATATCAGAACTGATAGAAACTTCGCGGGTTACCTCCCCCACCCTTAGGTCACCATTTGCAACTGGTCCAGGACTGAGTATAGGCGATGTCTCAATCTGGGCCAGTCGTTCGCGAAGTAATGTCTCATCCTGCTTCCAATCGCGCTTCAGCGGCTGTCGTACTAGGGAAAAGAAATCGGACCCCTTCAACACAGCTCCGGGATTCAGCATCTCCTGCTGAACCAGCTCTAGAAGAGCCCTCGCCGACCAACCATCAAGCAATGCATGATGATACCTAACGGTGATATATGACTTTTGTTCTCGCTCACAGACAACCAATGAAAATTTCCACGGCATAACTCCGTCCCACTCATCTGTACCTATGGATTCAAGTGGAAGAATACCGAAACGAATCTCCTCGCCTATCGGCTGTAGGCTTAGTAGCTTCGCTCGATGGAGGGTGTATGCCTGGTCAAGCACCGCAATCTGCACATTTGTGGAGTCAAATTCGGTTGGATGGACAAAGACAGATCGCAGCACCGCATGCTTCCTTGCTACTGCGTGAATCGCTCCATTGAGCTGGTCTGGGTCAACGATCCCCTGGGCGCTGAAATGGTAGGTTTCAAAGTAGGATTTGTGGGAAGGATCAGCAATGGTAGATACTATCATCTCCTCTTGCATCACCGAGGGAGCATGCATTGATTGCACACATCGTGGCAATGGGGATTGTACGTTTCCGATGGAGCCCATGCTGGAAGTTGCAGTGAAAGTCCAGgtaggaggaagagaagcaggTAGATGGCAGTTGCGACCAAGATTGAGCAACAATCGTTGCTCTGAGGGTATTCCGACTTATATTGCAGGTTCAGCCAGAATGGACACTGTCTTTCGAATAACTGACAAACACAGGAATGCCAGCTTGACCGCTATATCAATGTGATATGTACCGATGTTACAACAAGGTAAGCAAAGAAGTTCAGCCGCAAAAATCTAGGAACGCAAGCGCTATCCCAACAAGATGCAAGGAGTGTAGATCTTTCGACCTCATCTGCCCCAGTCGGAACATAATTCATTACTTAACAGCCTATTGCGCGAATAAGTCAACGCTGCGTCACTTAAAATCTTTATTGGAGAacgtatatatatactaccgGCAGGAACAGAAGCCCTGCTACTCTTCAAATGACCTCTCAAAGTTCCACACAGCTCCATATATCTCTCTACGCGCTCTAAATCACTTGCCATGCCGACGCTTTCCGGGATTTACACCTCGCTCACAGGCCAAACCTTGGCTATCGACGAGCATGGTCATCTCAGTATCATCCACAACGACAAGCAGAAAACTAAACTGCGTGCAGACGCAGAGTTCTGGCTCTGTGAGGATGATGGAGTCAGTACTTTGGCTGTAACCCCCCACTGTCGCTGGAGAGCCCTGTACTAACTCCTGCCTTTTGCCAGAAAATCGGGAAGTTCGGATCTCCTAAGAAGGTAGCTTTCCCCACCATATCCTGATTTGCAAATCATTGCGACTAATCATTGCTAACTTGTTTCCACAGGTTACTCTGCACTTGCAGGGGAAGAAATACCACATCTGGGTGGAACCGCGCGGTTTTAGCGATGGTGCTTACGAGGCATGTAATGTGAACTTAATTTGAACACTTCCCTTTCCCAAAGAGTCCCTTCTTGGTATTGCCTTTTCCTGTCTAGCTTCGGTGCATAGCTGACTGAGGGTGATCCATGGGAACAGTACGGACTAATTCCGATCGAACCCGATGGCCAGTATAGCAACCAATTTCTCGCCCTGAATGAAGAGGGAAATCAGCTAGAGATTCTGCAGTCCTGGACTGATGCAGCCAAATTTCGATGCATGGAGTGATTTCGGGGCATGATCCGGTCGATCGATCTTATTTCATTGGATGTAGGGCAAGCCCGCGTCTGCACGGTTGCCCTGGACTCGGACTATTGTTCCTACGAAAGTATATTATCAGGGAAAAACAACCATTCCAATAAAAAGGTTGTCAGAATAGAATGTGTTCTTATTATACTTTCAATAGTGTCAGCTCTACAAACTTTAAAAGACAACTAtgaatttataattttttttaatctttttcgCCTACTTTTGACTTGTTTCGGAAATTCTCAAAATCGAGGCTGCAAGACGGCGGTGCCAAGAACTGTACCTCAAGTCAAGATATGTTGATGGAGACTGCATAAACCAGGTTTGGCTGAACAGAATCAAGGAAAGTGGGGATCGCGCTTGACGAGAAGACTCAGATCTCGATCGATCGATCATCTGACATATACAGTAAAACCCCGTTATAAGCATCCAATTCAGCAAGCCCTTCaaattgcttatatcgggGGATTGCTTATAGtgaaatttctatatagactagtagaAACCAGGATTTaagtagtatatacaatTGGTTGAAATGACCCACTACACTCCTTTATAAGCCATTTTGTATGGTAATCAATTGCGGATACTCAATTAGATTGCTTATAACGCGTGAATTCCCTATATCAGGGTTGCTTATAACGGTGTTTTACTGTACCAAGCCAACGTGAAAATGAGAAGGAAATTGCGAAGCGCATAACATAAACAGCGGAGTGAGGGAATTCCATATCACCATCGCTGAGCTGAAATTCCTCACCTACAATCGGTAGTCTTGTGGCTGAGTTCAATGATCTACCAAAATACTAACCAAATCGGTAACTAAGGCGATTTAGCTTTAATAAACTAActtttagcttttttttttttttttttttttagccaGAAAGCCCTCGGAATAGCGGCGATCATGTTTCTATTCAGCCAGCCAGTACATTCCCCTTTGGTGTATCCTTGCCAGTTCACTAGGTCAAGATAGGCTTGTTGCGACCAGATGTGGTTTTTATGACAAATTGATTGAAAGGCCTTCAGTCAGCCTCCTGGCAACATTCCCTTGTCTGACATTCATTGCGTTCTTTGAGCATAGGGTTGTGCGGATAGTAGAGTATATCCTGTATTCCTTAGATCGGATACAGTTTCATTGGATGCATGTAACGCCATACTCAGGGTCAGTGAGCTCAGGGGCCAATAGACTATCTCGGTAAGCAGTACAGGGAATATCACTAATAAGGGGCCGGACGATCTCGGCCCCACCGAGCAAATCACGCGGCGGAAAATATGCTTGAATCATATTCTACTATTTCATGCTATGTTATTCGTTCCGTCTGCAAGGCCATACAATGATGTAAAGGTCCACACCGACCTTTCTGATCCAAATTAGGTAGAGCCACAGTCTCAGCGGCTCGTCTCCCTCTCGAGCATACATGAGGTATGTCATGAATCCAGCCGGAATCGCCGTGGGGGGTCTATTCGAGGCGCGTGAATCATGACATCCTCTGGGACGGCTCGAACGAATATGGACATCCTTCATCGACTCTAGTACACATCGCTGCATAGGGTATGTCGGAGGATCTTTCTAGTTAAGATGTGCGGACGTTGATCTCAGGCGAAGAATGTAAGCGCAACGAACAGAGTCTGCGCGATTTCAGAGTCAAAGTCCCTATGTGTAAATGCAAGCTCCTTACTTCGGCATTCGTGGTCTCACCGGTATTTCGAAAAGATAGTTGATGACACACCGTTGACACTTCTGGAAGTGTGACAAGATCAAGTCGATGCTCCAGAGGGCCATAACCATACACTGGGTGATATTTTACTCAACTTAGTCTGTAATGTCTACCTGTGTCTCCTCCTTCACGCTTATTAACTCACCTTTGCAAGCCCTAGCATCCTGACTCCCAACCATGGGATCACTTGGAGAGGTAGAGCCATCGGCTCCCAGCAAGAGTCTCTGCCGTGAAGACCCTGGCATTAATCTTACCAGCACACTATCCAGCTATGTTCAGCATCTCGAAAGGGAACGTGCCAAATTACCATCGTCGAAGGCGCAGGCTTGCCATAATGCCGCGGAAAAGTCGAACATTGTCGCGCTCTGCAATAAGGTCATCGCGATGACCATGGACCCGGAGATGTATCTCTTCACCACGTCCTTACAGGTACGACAGCTGACCATAGTGTGATAATATGAGCTCACTTATTTCCCTACGCGCCAGTTTCACTTCTGCTCGTGCCTGAAAACCGCGGTTGATCTTAGAGTTCACGAGCACGTTCCCCAGCATGGAGCAATCGCTGTCCAGCAATTAGCTGGGGCCGTCGGCGCCGCCGAGAAGCTGTTAAGTAAGTGCAGGACACATACATCGTAGGACCTCGGAGCTCGAAGTTAACCTAACATGCGGATTAACAGGGCGAATTATGAGGATGCTGGTGAGCAAGAGCATATTTGCCGAGCCGGAACCCGGATACTATGCCCACACCCCAGTTTCCCTAGTTATCTGCGCGCCAAATATGCCGGATCTTCTCAGCCACAGGTATTTCCTACATATAAGCTCACTTGTAGTTGGCAATGAATGCTAACTCCCTGCACGTCGAGCAGACTAGAGGATGGGTTCCGAGCTGCAAGCCGGCACGCAGAGGCACTCGCAAAGTTGCAATATCGGGATCCAAACGCGAAGGATGTTCTTGGCTTTCAACTTGCCTTCTCGACTACCAAGAGTTATTGGGACTatgtggaggaggatgacccTGAGTGCGGACAGCGGTTTTCCAAGGCGATGCGGGCAGTGACAGTCAACAAACTGGGTGATGTTCCGAAGCTGTATCCGTTTAACAAGCTCGTCGACGATGGCGGAATAATCGTTGATGTTGGGGGTGGAATGGGACAGGTCGCACAGAGTATTCTCTCCCACTGGCATGGACTCGGGCTGAAGTGCATTGTTCAAGACAAGTTTGCATCCAAGAGCGGTAGCACGCATCCCGACTTAGAGATGCAAAGCTATGACTTTTTCAGCCCACAGCCGGTTAAAGGTGTGGCAATTCCCTGTCCCCCAAGGTCTTCACGTGATTATGATAGAGAAGAACCATAATACTTGTCTCTAAACTCACTGGTTTTAGGATCTGCGGCATATCTCTTCCGTCATATATTCCACGATTGGCCGGACGATGCCTGCATAacgatcttgaagaataCTGTAGAGGCAATGAACCCTCACCAGAGCCGAATACTAATCTGCGATCAAATCatggaagaaacaaatcctTCCACAGCAGCCGTGCTTTACGACATCGATATGATGTGTTTGTACGGCGGCAAGGAGAGAACCTTGTCAGAATGGGAGGAATTGTTGAAGGCTGCAGACCAGAGGCTGGAAATTAAGAACGTATTCAGGAGCCCGAATCAAGTCTCGGGTATTCTTGAAGTACAACTTTGCTGCGATTAGTTGATGTGGGTTTGAAAGCTGGTGGTTAAAGAGATGCCGAGCAAACGGTACGAGCCTTGGATATTTTGTCTGTTCATGGGGAGCctaatatctctattactGTGATGCCTATTATAGCGAGCTATTTTGAACcataataaaagaaataaggatgaaaaaatggaaaaagaacaaaacaataAGCCGGTCCATCTATAACTTGAGAATTTTCACGGCCTACCTTTGTTGAGaggtgcctgaggcatctAGTCTAGCCCTAAGGCTATGGGGTGGCTCTGCAGTGGTAACTTGCGCTCGTTTGAAATTTTTCGTACCAACCGGATAAGTTTGGATCAACTTTTCCATCTGCTAGTCTATGTCCAAATACGGTTAGACCTACCCAGTTAGGCAGTATGTACTGGGTTCAATCAAGCACGGGCCAAGGCCAGCGGGCTAACTTTTAAGCTCAACCCGTCAGGAAGCTGTCCCAGGCCAACTACATATACATAGAGTGAAGATAGTGCACACTAGTAAAAGACTAGATCTTGTTAAGCTATTTGGTGACTACAGCAGTATAAATTGACTTTGCCGAATTTTGCGCAGAATTATAGATTTGTATAGTTGTGTACAAAAGTTAAGGACCCTTAGTCAAGGACAtggaaaatatatatcttgccTTGGTATAACAGGATTCGCTTGATGTTGTTCTTGGGATTTAAGAATCATGATTGAGCTTGGTCTATCAGTGCTCCTTGTGAATACTATTGATTAATTAGCCTTCAGCAGTTCTTTGGCTTGTCTCAGTGATATACTGAGGTTGAAGTTGCACCCCATGTGGAACATTGCAGGTGCTGATGGTGTTTCGGATCCGAGACGCCGGATCCGAACTCCCGAAGCACCATCAGCAGCATTATCTCCGAGGGCGGAATTCCGCGTCGCTGCGCGTGCGGAGCGCGTTCGGGTACAGAAGCTGAAAATATCACTTGTTACCATATATACAGTTCAGTGAGTTTTAAAGttagttaatatagaacacaagtttttatataataatccTACTAGTCTACCGTTCACTGCACTTCATTCAGTTGAATGCCAACTAAGAGTAAGGCTAACTGTGTTTTCATTATTATGATGCTTGGCTTTGCATGATTAGAAGCAcaaaagaatttttaaagatattgAACAATTATGGATCAATTCAGTGCAATGAAGGCACGATAGTACCATAAGAGTCTTATCATAAGACTCTAGTATATGTACTGCACATGTATACTCTTTTGCGAGAACTTTCGAATCCCAGACCAGCCACCCAGTACCACAAAGGAGCGATAAGAGGACGAGATGATGCATAACCCAGTACTTGGTTAAAGGAGAACTGT
This window of the Aspergillus flavus chromosome 8, complete sequence genome carries:
- the agiB gene encoding agiB (agiB O-methyl transferase involved in the aspergillicin biosynthesis. Author: Claudio Greco, University of Wisconsin-Madison); amino-acid sequence: MRMLVSKSIFAEPEPGYYAHTPVSLVICAPNMPDLLSHRLEDGFRAASRHAEALAKLQYRDPNAKDVLGFQLAFSTTKSYWDYVEEDDPECGQRFSKAMRAVTVNKLGDVPKLYPFNKLVDDGGIIVDVGGGMGQVAQSILSHWHGLGLKCIVQDKFASKSGSTHPDLEMQSYDFFSPQPVKGSAAYLFRHIFHDWPDDACITILKNTVEAMNPHQSRILICDQIMEETNPSTAAVLYDIDMMCLYGGKERTLSEWEELLKAADQRLEIKNVFRSPNQVSGILEVQLCCD